From the Iodobacter fluviatilis genome, one window contains:
- a CDS encoding pilin: MKNMQKGFTLIELMIVVAIIGILAAVAIPSYQNYTAKSKFAAALAETASPKTGVDARIADGTVPTKEDIGIKQATANCTSNLLNGFSSSSEAGTIVCTINGGPKAVSGKKITQTRTSDGQWSCSSDADAAAKSKGCDA, translated from the coding sequence ATGAAAAACATGCAAAAAGGTTTTACCCTGATCGAATTGATGATCGTTGTTGCGATCATCGGTATCTTGGCTGCTGTAGCGATTCCTTCGTACCAAAATTACACAGCAAAATCTAAATTTGCTGCTGCTTTAGCTGAGACAGCGTCACCAAAGACTGGTGTTGATGCTCGTATTGCTGACGGAACAGTTCCTACGAAAGAAGATATTGGTATTAAGCAAGCTACAGCCAATTGTACTTCGAATCTCTTGAATGGTTTTTCATCTTCATCGGAAGCTGGTACTATTGTTTGCACAATCAATGGTGGCCCTAAAGCTGTATCAGGCAAGAAAATTACTCAAACTCGTACTTCAGATGGCCAATGGTCTTGCTCTTCAGATGCTGATGCTGCAGCAAAATCAAAAGGTTGTGACGCATAA
- a CDS encoding tetratricopeptide repeat protein, giving the protein MFDDNYFFNGVVHDQFLNKYFDFSLRWLPYATFEWTRVAFGNDVIWLHLGNSIIHACNGVLLYILLKYLFKEVIKSEVKGLSLENTAFFASLIFSLHPAAAYSVAYLSQRSMLMATFFALAMLLLFIKSIIFENKLFLYVSALLYGLSVLCKENAIMLPSIAFMSAILVRKDVKNILKFSWPYFLMCTFIAAYVFYAKKNEIDLYGSAYELGAPAMFSRLALIDPDFNVKLAYPLSVFTQAGLFFKYLMIWFLPSSRWMSIDIYEVFATKFILFPQLPAAIFYVLFPFPFMYLLKKRGLPGLLGFSFLCPWIMFFTEFSTIRIQESFVIYRSYIWLVFVSCALPFFLQKLNAKKSIILLSAIAVLMLPLTLQRLVSFSHPLLLWDDAARLLDGKENRPGVERVYHNRGLAFFKERQYISALNDFNKALEIWPQYSFVYNDRGAVYLEMQDYQKALEDFNRSILLKPDYFRPYLGRARVFELQAKPELARDDYIKACTLGLTAACTR; this is encoded by the coding sequence ATGTTTGACGATAATTATTTTTTTAATGGCGTTGTTCATGATCAGTTTTTAAATAAATATTTTGATTTTTCTTTACGATGGCTGCCTTATGCAACATTTGAATGGACCCGCGTTGCTTTTGGAAATGATGTCATATGGCTTCATTTAGGAAACTCAATTATTCATGCCTGTAATGGTGTCCTTCTGTACATTTTATTAAAATATCTTTTTAAAGAAGTAATAAAGAGTGAAGTCAAAGGTTTATCTTTAGAAAATACCGCGTTTTTTGCAAGTTTAATTTTTTCCCTGCACCCAGCTGCTGCATATTCTGTAGCTTATTTATCACAAAGAAGTATGCTGATGGCTACTTTTTTTGCGTTAGCCATGTTGCTTTTGTTTATTAAAAGCATTATTTTTGAAAATAAATTATTTTTATACGTTTCAGCATTGTTGTATGGCTTGTCTGTGCTTTGCAAAGAAAATGCCATTATGTTGCCGAGCATAGCATTTATGTCAGCAATTTTAGTAAGAAAAGACGTTAAGAATATTTTGAAGTTTAGCTGGCCATATTTTTTAATGTGCACTTTTATTGCGGCTTATGTATTCTATGCTAAAAAAAATGAAATAGATCTGTACGGCTCAGCATATGAATTAGGTGCTCCGGCTATGTTTTCCCGGTTGGCATTAATTGATCCTGATTTTAACGTAAAACTAGCCTATCCACTTTCAGTATTTACACAGGCAGGTTTATTTTTTAAATATTTAATGATCTGGTTTTTACCTTCTTCGCGGTGGATGTCAATAGATATTTATGAAGTTTTTGCAACCAAATTTATATTATTTCCTCAGTTGCCTGCTGCCATATTCTATGTTTTATTTCCATTTCCATTTATGTACTTATTGAAAAAAAGAGGTTTACCGGGGTTGTTAGGCTTTTCTTTCCTTTGCCCATGGATAATGTTTTTTACAGAGTTTTCAACGATACGCATTCAGGAATCATTCGTTATTTATCGCAGCTATATTTGGCTTGTTTTTGTATCTTGCGCTTTGCCGTTTTTTTTACAAAAATTGAATGCTAAAAAATCAATTATATTGCTAAGTGCTATAGCCGTGCTGATGTTGCCATTAACTTTACAAAGGTTGGTTAGTTTTTCTCATCCATTATTATTATGGGACGATGCAGCCAGATTACTGGATGGAAAAGAAAACAGGCCTGGTGTAGAGCGTGTTTATCACAATAGAGGCTTGGCTTTTTTTAAAGAGAGACAATATATTTCTGCGCTTAATGATTTCAATAAGGCTTTAGAAATATGGCCGCAGTACAGCTTTGTTTACAATGACAGAGGAGCTGTTTATCTTGAAATGCAGGATTATCAAAAGGCGCTGGAAGACTTTAATCGGTCCATTTTATTAAAGCCAGATTACTTCAGACCCTATCTGGGTCGCGCTCGTGTTTTTGAGCTTCAGGCAAAGCCAGAGCTAGCCAGAGACGACTACATTAAAGCATGTACATTAGGCCTTACTGCTGCCTGTACCCGATAA
- a CDS encoding pilin gives MRNIQQGFTLIELMIVVAIIGILAAVAIPSYQDYTKKAKFSEVLSISDSYKQAVALCHADLGTFTGCNSGTQGIPAAPAATTGLAAGGTVANGVINFTGTTAAGGYTSILSPTLNSAGSAITWAQSGTCLSVKYCR, from the coding sequence ATGAGGAATATTCAACAAGGTTTTACTTTGATTGAATTAATGATTGTTGTGGCAATTATCGGTATTTTAGCTGCGGTGGCTATTCCGTCTTATCAAGATTACACTAAAAAAGCTAAATTCTCAGAAGTACTCAGCATTTCTGATTCATATAAGCAAGCTGTCGCATTGTGCCATGCTGATTTAGGCACATTTACAGGGTGTAACTCGGGTACACAGGGTATTCCGGCTGCACCTGCTGCTACAACAGGTCTCGCTGCTGGTGGTACAGTAGCGAATGGTGTTATAAATTTTACCGGAACTACTGCTGCGGGTGGATATACTTCTATTTTAAGTCCTACATTAAATTCCGCAGGCTCAGCAATTACCTGGGCTCAGTCTGGTACTTGTCTTAGTGTTAAATACTGCCGTTAA
- a CDS encoding pilin — protein MKNMQKGFTLIELMIVVAIIGILAAVAIPSYQDYTKKAKFSEVLSISDSYKQAVALCHADLGTFTGCDAGTQGIPAAPAATTGLAAGGTISAGVITFTGTTAAGGYTSVLSPTLNAAGSAITWAQTGTCLSVKYCR, from the coding sequence ATGAAAAACATGCAAAAGGGTTTTACCCTGATCGAATTGATGATTGTTGTAGCCATTATCGGTATCCTGGCAGCAGTGGCGATCCCCTCTTATCAGGACTACACCAAGAAAGCGAAATTCTCTGAAGTGCTGAGTATTTCTGATTCGTACAAGCAAGCGGTAGCACTGTGCCATGCAGATTTAGGCACTTTTACGGGGTGTGATGCGGGTACTCAGGGTATTCCGGCTGCGCCTGCGGCTACAACGGGGCTTGCTGCTGGCGGCACCATTTCAGCAGGGGTTATTACATTTACAGGTACTACTGCTGCAGGTGGATATACATCTGTTTTATCTCCTACTTTAAATGCAGCAGGATCTGCAATTACTTGGGCACAAACAGGCACTTGTCTGTCTGTAAAATACTGCCGCTAA
- a CDS encoding Maf family protein, with translation MPTTQLYLASGSPRRQELLAQIGVQFERISAPVDETPLENESARDYVLRLAKAKAEAGWQAMLAQGKNPLPVLAADTTVVLDGQILGKPLDASDAAAMLAQLSGRSHEVLTSLGLRTNTGTEVLLSVSSVTFMPLSPAQIAAYIASGEPMDKAGSYGIQGTAGLFISDLQGSFSGVMGLPLHDTATLLARHGLGLLAVSA, from the coding sequence ATGCCAACAACCCAACTCTATCTTGCCTCTGGCAGCCCGCGCCGCCAAGAGCTGCTGGCGCAAATTGGCGTTCAATTCGAGCGCATCTCGGCCCCTGTCGACGAAACGCCTTTGGAAAACGAAAGCGCCAGGGATTATGTACTTCGTCTGGCTAAAGCCAAGGCAGAAGCAGGCTGGCAAGCCATGCTGGCACAGGGAAAAAATCCCCTGCCCGTTTTAGCCGCTGACACCACCGTGGTGCTGGATGGGCAAATTTTGGGTAAGCCGCTGGATGCCAGCGACGCTGCGGCCATGCTGGCGCAGCTCTCCGGCCGCAGCCACGAAGTGCTGACCAGCCTAGGTTTACGCACTAACACCGGCACAGAAGTGCTGTTGTCAGTCAGCTCAGTTACCTTTATGCCGCTTAGCCCTGCCCAAATCGCCGCCTATATTGCAAGTGGTGAGCCTATGGATAAGGCGGGCAGTTACGGCATACAAGGCACGGCGGGGTTGTTTATCTCTGATTTGCAAGGCAGCTTCAGCGGCGTAATGGGCTTGCCCCTGCACGACACAGCCACCCTGCTCGCCCGCCATGGCTTGGGTTTGCTTGCGGTTTCAGCATAA
- the rlmH gene encoding 23S rRNA (pseudouridine(1915)-N(3))-methyltransferase RlmH → MKLTLIAVGHKMPDWIDSGYKEFSKRMPRDFPLQLLELKPDKRGSGKTAQQVMADEAERILAAIPQDARVLALDEHGANWTTMQLAEKMKTWQIDGRETVFIIGGTDGLDPSVKKRADQLLQLSAMTLPHGMVRVILAEQLYRAVSIINNHPYHRE, encoded by the coding sequence ATGAAACTGACTTTAATAGCTGTTGGGCACAAGATGCCGGATTGGATCGACTCTGGATATAAAGAGTTTTCTAAACGAATGCCCCGCGATTTTCCGCTGCAATTGCTTGAGCTGAAGCCCGATAAACGTGGCAGTGGCAAAACGGCACAGCAAGTAATGGCGGACGAAGCCGAGCGCATTCTGGCTGCTATTCCGCAAGATGCCCGCGTTCTGGCGTTGGATGAACATGGAGCCAACTGGACGACCATGCAGCTGGCCGAGAAAATGAAAACCTGGCAAATTGATGGCCGCGAAACGGTATTTATTATTGGCGGCACCGATGGCCTTGACCCAAGCGTAAAAAAACGTGCCGACCAGCTATTACAACTCTCCGCCATGACCCTGCCCCATGGCATGGTCAGAGTCATCCTCGCCGAGCAGCTTTATCGGGCCGTATCGATCATCAATAACCACCCTTATCATCGCGAGTAA
- a CDS encoding EAL domain-containing protein, with product MRKKKLLWQAILISILTCVAVTLFAAWLAREQAKENLQAYLQDVAEQAMMRSDRVFTLSGLFLDELDHSALNDCSEAHQQRLSEIAFDELFVRSVLYAPDNIVQCSASSRRVYPLPAWDQKTTMGRSLWFEFKGRLPKPSLLYGTGPHYAMINPLYLVDILPAQKRALYIEAVLHQRVLASTKGVRVKTDQAWLQQSRLSKSNPNYKITAYLPPAELQRAWLTYFKDLLPLGIVLCTLLIGIIVWLTRRSFTMGLEIIEGLQLGEFEVHYQPIVALASGEVSSAEALLRWKRQNGSKISPDLFIGYAEENGQISLLTQFVLEKVASDLAQLANMDIAVAVNLSGEDLASPLFVENLAALCKKHQLAPKRIKLEITERSLVMGQNEIAVITRLREAGHMILIDDFGTGYSSLSYLHNLPVDILKIDKSFVQALGSGAATHHVASHIVQMAKALGLSVVAEGIETSGQADTLKEMGVEWGQGWLYAKAMTYADLKQFLQGPTPVSLKPLSFTPLSEAV from the coding sequence ATGCGCAAAAAGAAACTATTATGGCAAGCCATTTTAATCTCGATCCTTACCTGCGTGGCGGTCACTTTATTTGCTGCCTGGCTGGCCAGAGAGCAGGCCAAGGAAAATTTACAGGCATATCTGCAAGATGTGGCCGAGCAGGCGATGATGCGTAGTGATCGTGTGTTCACTTTAAGCGGTCTTTTTCTGGATGAGCTGGATCATTCAGCGCTAAATGATTGTAGTGAAGCCCATCAACAGCGTTTAAGTGAAATTGCTTTTGACGAGCTGTTTGTGCGGAGTGTTTTATATGCTCCCGACAATATCGTGCAATGTTCTGCTTCCAGCCGCCGGGTTTATCCGCTGCCTGCGTGGGACCAGAAAACCACTATGGGGCGCTCACTTTGGTTTGAGTTTAAAGGGCGTTTGCCTAAACCCTCTCTTTTGTATGGTACGGGTCCTCATTATGCAATGATTAATCCACTCTATTTAGTTGATATTTTGCCCGCACAGAAACGGGCGCTATATATCGAGGCTGTGCTGCATCAGCGGGTATTGGCCAGTACCAAAGGGGTAAGAGTTAAAACAGATCAAGCATGGTTGCAGCAATCCAGACTGAGCAAAAGTAACCCTAATTATAAAATTACAGCCTATTTACCCCCTGCGGAGCTACAACGTGCATGGCTCACTTACTTTAAAGACCTGCTGCCTTTAGGCATTGTGCTTTGCACCCTGCTTATCGGCATTATTGTCTGGCTGACCCGCCGCAGCTTTACCATGGGGCTGGAAATCATCGAAGGCCTGCAATTGGGCGAGTTTGAAGTGCATTATCAGCCGATTGTGGCTCTGGCTTCCGGAGAAGTGAGTTCTGCCGAGGCGTTATTACGCTGGAAAAGACAAAATGGCTCCAAAATCAGTCCTGATCTGTTTATTGGCTATGCAGAAGAAAACGGGCAGATTAGCCTGCTGACACAATTTGTACTGGAAAAGGTGGCCTCTGATTTAGCGCAGCTTGCAAATATGGATATTGCTGTCGCTGTGAATTTATCAGGGGAAGATTTAGCTTCGCCATTGTTTGTAGAAAACCTAGCGGCCCTTTGCAAAAAGCATCAGTTAGCCCCGAAACGTATCAAGCTGGAGATCACCGAGCGCAGCCTGGTTATGGGCCAGAACGAGATTGCAGTGATTACCCGATTGCGGGAAGCGGGCCATATGATCTTGATTGATGATTTTGGCACGGGGTATTCCAGCCTTAGTTATTTACATAACTTACCGGTAGATATCTTGAAAATCGATAAAAGCTTTGTACAAGCACTGGGTAGTGGTGCGGCAACGCATCATGTGGCATCGCATATTGTACAAATGGCGAAAGCATTGGGCTTGAGCGTGGTGGCAGAAGGAATTGAAACCAGTGGGCAGGCTGATACGCTTAAAGAAATGGGTGTGGAATGGGGCCAAGGATGGCTCTATGCCAAGGCGATGACCTATGCAGATCTGAAGCAATTTTTGCAGGGCCCTACCCCCGTATCGCTTAAACCGCTAAGCTTCACCCCTTTGTCTGAAGCCGTATGA
- a CDS encoding TIGR01621 family pseudouridine synthase, giving the protein MPLYTNHTLIAYEHPDFLVAIKPAGLSFHQEDGEAGFVEVLRHELGGMPLWPVHRLDKLTSGLLLFAKNAEVARYFGDAFAEHRINKYYLALSDKKPSKKQGWIKGAMEKGRGGSWRLCREGELKATTQFFSFGDKATAKRLFVLRPLSGRTHQLRVALKSLGSPILGDERYGGTPADRGYLHAWALDFDYRGEQQRILLAPETGFAFQDLKEQLANIPAPWDLAWPK; this is encoded by the coding sequence ATGCCCCTATATACAAATCACACTCTTATTGCTTATGAGCACCCCGATTTTCTGGTTGCCATCAAACCCGCAGGCCTGTCTTTTCACCAAGAAGATGGAGAAGCGGGCTTTGTAGAGGTTTTACGCCATGAGCTAGGTGGAATGCCACTTTGGCCAGTGCACAGGCTGGATAAACTAACCTCGGGTTTACTGCTTTTTGCCAAAAATGCAGAAGTAGCCCGCTACTTTGGAGATGCATTTGCTGAGCACCGGATTAATAAATATTACCTAGCCCTTTCAGATAAAAAACCATCTAAAAAACAGGGCTGGATCAAGGGGGCAATGGAAAAGGGCAGGGGAGGATCATGGCGCTTATGCCGGGAGGGCGAGCTAAAAGCAACCACACAATTTTTTAGCTTTGGAGATAAGGCAACAGCTAAGCGGCTATTTGTACTAAGGCCGCTTAGTGGGCGCACCCATCAGTTGCGCGTGGCACTTAAAAGCTTGGGCAGCCCTATTTTGGGTGATGAGCGCTATGGCGGAACGCCTGCGGATCGCGGCTATTTACATGCTTGGGCTTTAGATTTTGATTATCGAGGGGAGCAACAGCGCATCTTGCTAGCCCCGGAAACAGGTTTTGCCTTTCAAGACCTGAAAGAACAACTAGCTAACATTCCTGCGCCTTGGGATTTAGCTTGGCCTAAATAA
- a CDS encoding LytR/AlgR family response regulator transcription factor, whose product MGTPLRLFLVDDEIPALRRLQDVLADVADECPHDVVGTATSGMAALAALAEADADAVIVDIQMPQMSGIELARELSHFSHPPVVIFATAFEEYGVAAFEVRAVDYLLKPIRKERLISALKRVQDMRTARSQAEPASHARTHFSVTERGRVHLIPVSDAYYLKAEQKYITLRTRDREYLLEDSLTRLEEEFGNHFVRIHRNCLVARDMMSGFEKSAVGGSEAHWQVILRDLPERLAVSRRQQHVIKELKKLESEGR is encoded by the coding sequence ATGGGAACGCCACTGCGCCTTTTTCTTGTTGATGATGAAATACCCGCCTTGCGCAGGCTGCAAGATGTGCTGGCCGACGTTGCTGACGAGTGCCCGCACGATGTGGTTGGTACCGCTACCAGCGGTATGGCCGCCCTTGCTGCTTTAGCCGAAGCTGATGCCGATGCGGTGATTGTGGATATCCAGATGCCGCAAATGAGCGGCATTGAGCTGGCTCGGGAGCTCAGCCATTTTTCACATCCGCCAGTGGTGATTTTTGCTACGGCTTTTGAAGAATACGGCGTGGCCGCTTTTGAGGTACGTGCTGTGGATTATCTTTTAAAGCCTATTCGTAAAGAGCGGCTGATTTCTGCTTTAAAACGGGTGCAGGACATGCGCACTGCCAGATCTCAAGCAGAGCCAGCCAGCCATGCCCGCACACATTTCAGCGTAACAGAGCGTGGCCGGGTGCACTTAATCCCTGTTTCGGATGCGTATTATTTAAAGGCCGAGCAAAAATACATTACTTTACGCACGCGCGATCGTGAGTATTTGCTGGAAGATTCTCTGACCCGTTTAGAAGAAGAATTTGGTAATCACTTTGTGCGTATACATCGTAACTGCCTAGTAGCACGCGACATGATGTCTGGCTTTGAAAAATCAGCAGTCGGGGGGAGCGAAGCGCACTGGCAGGTGATTTTGCGCGATTTACCTGAGCGTCTGGCTGTTAGCCGTAGGCAGCAGCATGTGATTAAAGAGCTTAAAAAACTGGAGAGTGAAGGCAGGTAA
- a CDS encoding sensor histidine kinase translates to MLLEKSIEEQVPLPDFRNFGVMLRILLLIHLGMLAYVLLGLSAWEEWPLRLGEAAMWVEPPLLGTLFVLSVVMPWLNCFSYRTGTLAVSALAMLLVFGQRKVLFSVLQPATALLPALLFTMMLVVSVMLYLRLRWKSLSPRLTEARLAALQARIRPHFFFNSLNAVLSLIRSEPRRAEQVLEDLADLFRVVMVDKQQLSTVECELEVARRYLNIEAVRLGDRLKVEWDIAPSSVMGALPPLLLQPLLENAIYYGVEPILDPGPVQISIAVKDKHIHLGIKNSLPPAGTVSQHKGNGMALQNIRQRLLLHFDAEANLSTYANNDYYQVHIVLPYREIPHGNATAPFSC, encoded by the coding sequence ATGCTGCTTGAAAAATCGATTGAAGAGCAGGTTCCACTACCAGACTTCCGTAATTTTGGAGTGATGTTACGTATTTTGCTGCTGATCCACCTTGGCATGTTGGCTTACGTATTGCTGGGACTTTCTGCATGGGAGGAATGGCCGCTCAGGCTGGGTGAGGCGGCAATGTGGGTAGAGCCACCGCTGCTGGGCACTTTATTTGTGCTGTCTGTTGTTATGCCCTGGCTGAATTGTTTCTCTTACAGGACGGGCACTTTGGCTGTGAGCGCACTGGCTATGCTGCTGGTTTTTGGCCAGAGAAAAGTTTTGTTCTCTGTATTACAGCCTGCAACGGCCTTGCTTCCTGCGCTTCTGTTTACCATGATGTTGGTAGTGTCTGTGATGCTTTATCTGCGTTTACGCTGGAAATCATTGTCACCCAGGCTAACAGAAGCAAGATTGGCGGCTTTGCAGGCAAGAATCAGGCCGCATTTCTTTTTTAATAGTCTGAATGCGGTGCTGTCCTTAATTCGCAGCGAGCCAAGGCGTGCGGAGCAGGTACTGGAAGATCTGGCAGATCTGTTCAGGGTGGTCATGGTCGATAAGCAGCAGCTTTCTACGGTGGAATGTGAGCTGGAAGTAGCGCGCCGTTATCTGAATATTGAGGCCGTGCGTTTGGGAGACAGGCTAAAAGTGGAGTGGGATATCGCACCATCATCCGTGATGGGCGCCCTGCCCCCGCTTTTATTACAGCCCCTGCTAGAAAATGCGATTTATTACGGGGTAGAGCCCATTTTAGATCCTGGCCCGGTACAGATCAGCATTGCAGTAAAAGATAAACATATTCATCTGGGTATTAAAAATTCTCTGCCGCCAGCAGGGACGGTGAGCCAGCATAAGGGCAATGGAATGGCACTGCAAAATATTCGCCAGCGGCTGTTGCTCCACTTTGATGCTGAAGCCAATTTAAGCACTTACGCGAATAACGACTATTATCAAGTACATATCGTCTTGCCTTACCGGGAGATTCCCCATGGGAACGCCACTGCGCCTTTTTCTTGTTGA
- a CDS encoding DDE-type integrase/transposase/recombinase: protein MAHFRLTYSRQCFVVAYPRETQEMVFYAHDRAFAFFGGVPLHMVYDNLKSSQPTSPFGNG from the coding sequence GTGGCCCATTTCCGCTTAACCTATAGCCGGCAATGCTTTGTGGTGGCCTATCCACGGGAAACCCAAGAGATGGTCTTCTATGCGCATGATCGCGCCTTTGCCTTCTTCGGTGGTGTGCCGCTGCACATGGTATATGACAACCTAAAGTCCTCACAACCAACCAGTCCTTTCGGGAATGGGTGA
- a CDS encoding transposase, protein MLILKKVEADLTVADLYHENGMSSASFYKWRAKFGGMGVSMMTRIKKLGDENNCLKKMYIEVQMHVDIIQRAHISVNQRAKISKCPG, encoded by the coding sequence ATGTTGATTCTAAAGAAGGTCGAAGCAGATTTGACCGTTGCTGACCTGTACCACGAGAACGGCATGAGCTCTGCCTCTTTTTACAAGTGGCGTGCTAAGTTTGGGGGTATGGGCGTCTCAATGATGACCCGGATTAAAAAACTGGGGGACGAAAATAATTGTCTTAAAAAGATGTATATCGAAGTCCAAATGCATGTGGACATTATTCAAAGAGCCCATATCAGTGTGAATCAGCGTGCAAAGATTTCCAAGTGTCCGGGGTAA